The segment CAGGGCGCGGGCAATCGCCAGCATCTGCTGTTCCCCACCGGAAAGTGTCCCACCAAGTTGAGATTTACGATCTTTCAATATGGGAAAATAATGAAAGGCTTTGTCGATATCTTCCTGAATTTCTGCTGGATTAGTGCGGGTAAAGGCACCCATCTGCAGATTTTCCAGCACAGTGAGACGTGGAAAAATCTTTCTGCCTTCCGGCGATTGAGCCAACCCCTTTTTCACTGTCTCGTGGGCAGGAGTTTTGGTGATCTGTTCTCCATTGAAGACAATCGACCCACTTCGCACGGGCACGCAGCCGGAAATGGTCATCAGGGTGGTGGTTTTTCCCGCACCATTGGCACCAATTACGGTGACAATTTCACCCACATCGACAGTTAATGAGATATCTTTCAGAACTTCGATCGGGCCATATCCCGCCCGTAGTTGATTCACTTCCAGCAGGGGCATCAGCTCACCTCCTCTTTCCCAAGGTAGGCTTCAATCACCCGTGGGTTGTTGCGAACTTCTTCCGGTGTTCCTTCGGCAATTTTGCTGCCATAATCAAGTACAGCAATGTGATCTGAAATACCCATCACCAGGCTCATGTGGTGTTCAATTAACAGGATGGTGATTTTGCGATCGCGAATTTTTCGAATCAAATCCATCAGTTCCGTGGTTTCTTTCGGATTCATCCCAGCTGCAGGTTCATCCAGCAGCAATAATTCTGGCGACGAGGCCATCGCTCGGGCGATTTCCAGTCGCCGTTGATCGCCGTATGGCAGGCTTTCAGCCAGTTGGTGCACAGACTTGCCCAGCCCCACGAATTGGAGAAGTTCGTAGGCTTTTTGCTGTAGATCCTGTTCGCGGCGACCAAATCGGCATCGACTGATAATATTGAAAAGGTTTGTTTTGTTGTAACGATCCATACCGATCAGCACATTTTCCAGCACCGTCATTTTACCAAAGAGGCGGATGTTCTGAAACGTTCTGGCGATGCCTTCTCTTGAAATCACATCGGGGGTGCGGCGATTCCGGTTCCAGACAACAAATGTTCCAGCACCTGCTAATACTCCGCAAACGATCCCAACGATCAGGCCCAGCTTCAAGCGACTTGATTGGGTTGTATACCATTCAGTGTGCTTGGAGATAAAATTGTCACGAATATTCTCTGCCGAGGATTCAAAAACAATTCGATCACCCGCTTTGGCCACGAACTTTGTCCCCACCTGTTCTGGCTTGAGGTTATCGTTTAATAATAATGCCCTCACCAGATTGGCTTCATCCGCTGTGGAGTATGTTTCAAACTCATAGGCTCCATCAACAGACACGACTCGATGCCCGCGTAAGCCTAGATTTTCGGTAGTAAGTGACCCACGCATAAAGGCGAGTGTATCGTCAAAAACGCGACTGATGGTAAAGTTCTCTGGGGTGGCATTGTGTCGCTTGATCGCAGCTCGCCAAAGCCGATCAGGATTTACCGCGAGTAGAAAACCAGAAAGCATCGCGACGAAACTGACCAGAAGGCACAAAAAGACAATCCGCCACGTAATGGGAAGCCGAACTGGATGCCCCTGAAAATAAACATGGCCTGAGGTAGGCTGATAAATTCCTGTGATGGTGTTGAATGCTGTCGTTTTGCCTGCACCGTTTGGCCCAATGACCGAAAAGATCTCGCCGGACTCCACGTGAAACGAAACATCGTTTACTGCGGTCAGTCCACCGAACTTCATCGTCACGTTTTTCAATTCAAGAATGGCCAAGAACGCAACTCCCTTGAGTGTCTTTGTTTATCGATCACGCCGTTCGGGTACCAGTCCTTCCGGTCGAAAACGCATCACCACCACCAACACCAGGCCAAAGATGAACATTTTCCAGAAGCCGGGGAGCATATAAAAATGGTCGTTTTGCCCAAGCTGTTGTTTCAGATGCTGGTCAACGGTGGGGGCTACAATATTTTCAAAACCCACCACAAGTAATACACCGAGAACTACTCCCCAGCGGTTGCCAAGACCACCAAGGATCAGGCAAACCAGAATCAATACAGAGGTATTGAAGCCATACTGGTCGGGAAATGACGTGTTGCTGAGTTTGAATGTGTACAGGCTGCCTGCCATGCCTGCCAGGCCCCCCGCAATCGCAAAAGCAAGGAGCTTCAGCGTGCTGGATCGGATGCCCATGCAGGTTGCAGCAAGTTCATCTTCACGCACTGCAACCCAGGCTCGACCGATACGAGATCTTTCCAGGTTTCTGAGAAAGAGAAAAACAGCAACCAGCAGCACCAGGGTAACAAAATACCAGCATTCATAACTCTGCCAGTTTAATGTGAGCCCGAGTTGTTTTGCTGGCCAATCAAGAAATTTAGGGCTGGATAATGGGCCGAGTGTTTTGGTGCCATTCGTAATTTCTTCAAAGTTTCGCAGCACGTATCTGGTAACTTCACCAAAGCCCAGGGTGACCAATGCGAGGTAATCGCCACGCAACCGAAGCATCGGAGCGCTGACGACCACTGCAAGGGTGGCGGCAACCAGCATTGAACAGATCATGCAGGGAATCAAATCAAATTGAAAAGGGTAATTGGCCACTGCCAGAATGCCCGTGGTGAACGCGCCGACCGCGAAAAAAGCACCAATACCAAGGTGAAGAATACCCGCATTGCCAACAACGACGTGCAATCCGAGTGCGACAATGCAATAAATAAACAATGTAGGCATTTCGTTCCCGATATCAGTACCGATAGAACGGAAAATGTTCTGGTTTAAATCAGGTACGAATGGGTACACGACTGCAATCAGCAATCCCACAATACCAACGATAGCTGCTAATGGCAGTTTTTTGCGGGGCGGGATAGCAGGTTCGTTTGTCATACCTTCTCCCTGGTGCGTGCCCCCAGAATACCTGACGGTCGGAAAATCAGAATCAGGATGAGTGCCAGAAAGACCATCGCACTGGTCCAGGCTTCACCGACGTAAGCAGATCCGAGTGCCCTTACCATACCGATTACCAAGGCACCTAATACAGCACCGGGTATATTGCCAATGCCACCCAGAACCGCCGCAGTAAAAGCATAGAGACCATTAATGAAGCCAATCTGGAATGATGTTGAGTTCAGATAGAGGGCATACATGACGCTGCCCACACCAGCAAGTGCTCCACCAATCGCAAACGTGACTCCAATAACAGAATCAACATTGATACCCATGAGGCGGGCTGCAGTCGGGTTCTGAGCCGTAGCCCGCATCGCCTTGCCTGTTTTGGAATATTTCACGAACAATGTTAAAAGGATCATCATTGGGATCGTAATCCCAAGGATCATCGCATCTTTCACGGAGAATCGTAACTGGGTGTCTTTGCCCAGGATCGCTGGCAGAAGGTTTCGATCTGGAATCAGGTTAGGGAAACTGCGAACGGAGGCTGCCTGCACAGATTGCCCATTCTCTGGTAACAAACCATTCCATAACTGGCCAAGATTCATCAGCATAAAGCTGACACCGATTGCAGATACAATTAGTGCCAGTTTGGGGGCCGACCTGAGTGGGCGATAGATCAATCGATCAATCCCAAAGTTAAGACCAGCAGTAAATATTGGTACCGTCAAAAAAATCAGCACAACACCGGTGATGATCAGGCTGGTTTTCGCAGTGGTAGCACCATCACCTGCCAGTCCCAGCATTGCCAGCACCGTCAGGGCGAAAAACATGCCCATCATGAAGACATCGCCGTGAGCAAAGTTGATCAATTCAACAATGCCGTAGACCATGGTGTAGCCAAGCGCTATCAAGGCAAAAAGTGCCCCAAATGTCAGCCCTTGAATTAATAATTGAATCAGTACCAGTTGCGAGGATGGAGAGGAGGTTTGAGCAAACAGCCCTGGCAACTCGAATATCGGTTCGATCACACAATACTCCAGTGAAAATTAATCACCAATCGGTTTGTCGAACGGTTCAAACTTTCCTGGTCCAACTTTCACTCCGTTGACAACATCAATCGTGGTATCGCCATTCTCGTCCAACGACCACTTACCTAAAGCACCTTCTTCGAAGTCTTTGATGGTGAAGGCCGCTGCGCGAATTGCTTCACGATCTTTTTTACCAGATCGCTTGATCGCTTCAATTGCCACTTTCCCACATTCATATCCATAAATAGCAAATGCTTCGGGATCTTTACCATATTTCTGCTTGTAGCGATCTACGAACTCTTTCCCTTTGCCAGTTAATTTTTCTGGAGCAATACCGGGAAAAGTGAGGTAGCAATCGAGTGTTTTGAAGGTATCCGCACCAGCAGCCTGGATAAATGCCTGCTCAAAGCAGCCATCTGGTCCCATCATTTTGCATTTGTTCAATCCTACGGCGACCATATCTTTGGCAATCTGGCCAGCGCCTGATTGCGAAGTGGCACCTACGTATAGCAGGTCGGGGTTAAGGTTTTTGATCTGGCTTAGTTTGGTGCGGAAGTCGGTCTGCTTGGGATCGATGCTGTCGTGTCCCAGAACTTCAATACCAATTTGTTTGCAGGTTGCTTTGAAGATATTGGCAATACCCTGACCATAAACTTCCTTATCGTCCAGAATGTAAACGGTTTTCACACCGAGCGATTTTGCCCACTTGGCCCCTTTCGTGCCTTGCAGGTCGTCTGCGGGAACAACGCGTGTAAAGGTTTTCTTCCCACCTTTTTGATAAACGCCTGGTTCATTTGCTTCCCCTGTGCCAGGTTTCGTGAAGCCAGGGTAAGTCACTGCGGGACTGATCTGTAATAACCCACCTTCATTCAGGATTGGTGCAGACACTTTTGCAGCACCAGAGTTATACGGTCCAATGTAAACCATCACATCGGGATTCTTAACGGCATTGCTGGCGTTAGAACTTTCCCGTTGGGCATCCCATTGTCCCTGGGTGGGCGTGGCATCGTCGATATCCTGGTATTCGATCTTGAACTCGACACCATTCAGTGTGATTTTGTTATCTATTTCTTCCAGGGCCATTTTGATGCCATTCACGATGGTATCCGTTTGCCCCTGAGCGCTACCAGTACGTGGGAGGCTGGAAACAATAATGATCGTGTTTGCAGAGGATGCCTTGTCGTTGCAGCCATTGCAACCAGTGGCTAAAGGAACTGCGCAAATCGCCAGCAGGAAAAATTTCAATAACCGCACCATTGGATTGTCACCCCCATGCCACAAATTCTTCAAAAATACTGGCACGTGATTACTTGTACACAGAAAAAAGCCAGAATCAACCGCTTTGTGGGAATTGAGTTTATTTTTACTCCATTTTGGTGGTGGGGGAACCACATTTCCTATATCAACCGTGGGATTTACATGAAAGCGGGATGTGCGGTGCATGGCAACACGTGACTGGGCGGTGATTTGGGACGTGGATGGTACCTTAGTCGACACGGCAAAACTGCACCACGAAGCCTGGGTGCTGACATGTGCCAGACTTGGCAAACTCTTTACACCGCAAGACTTTGCGGATACTTTTGGCAGGCGTAATCCGGAAATTATCCGTCATCTGCTGGGAGAACATCTGACTGATGAGGAAATTGCTCAGATTGGTGCAGATAAAGAAGATCTTTACCGTACAGAGGCCAAAAAAGGGGTAGAACTACTGCCTGGCGTGGGACAATTATTAAAAGGTATTCATCAATTGGCGGTTTCGCAGGGGATTGGAACGAGTGCACCCCGAAAGAACCTCGAACTGATTCTTGAAATTACTGCCAGTACCCATTTTTTCGCCGCACAGGTCGCCATGGAAGACACGACCCGCGGTAAACCTGATCCGGAAGTCTTTCTGAAAGCGGCAGCACAACTCAACATCCCCCCACAGCGGTGCATCGTGCTGGAAGATGCCATCGCAGGAGTGCAGGCTGCTAAGGCAGGTGGGATGAAGTGCATCGGCGTGACATTCGTGGGTCATCACCCACGCGAAAAATTAATCCAGGCGGGTGCAGACCACGTTGTACATTCGTTTGAAGAGATTGACGCCCGCTTTATTGAACAATTGCTCGTATAATAATTGTGTGATATTACAATATTATTGTAAGGTGATTTCGTGATGCTTTCTGCTAATGAATTTCTGAAGATGACCGTCCACGATCAGGTGGGTGCTGAAATTCCCTTACGAAGTCTGGTCACTCGCCGCACATTGTTCATCTTCATGAGGCATATTCAGTGAATCTCCTGTCGAGCGCACCTGGTTCAGGTGCAGGAGATTTTGCCCCAACTACTTGAAATGCAAGTAGATACGATCGTTATCACGATGAGCAAGCCAAAGGCTATCGAAAGCTTTTTAAGAGAGTATCCGCAACCATTTCCTCTTTATGGGAATCCTTCGCTGACTCTTTATATTGCAGTGGGGTTTGGCCGCACCAGTTGGTTGAATTTTTTCCGTCCCACGGTGGTGTGGAAGTACCTGAAAATGATCTTCCAGGGCTTTCGTGTGCGGGCGATTGCCGAGGGAGAGGACGCACTTCAGCTGGGTGGGGATCTGCTTTTTTCGCCCGAAGCGGGCATCGAATGGTGTTACGCGAGCAAAGATGCGGTCGATCGACCTAGCAATGAAGAGATTTTAATGATTAGCCGAGCTCAGGCAAAATAATAGACTAATAATTCGCGAAATTTCCTACCACACACGTGTCCCGCCTGGATTGACGTAACTCTTTACTCTGCAAGAGGTTAACTAACAGTATGACAAGGCTTTTTTTCGTCTGTCTGATCACAATTTCTGCAATCAGCACGGTGCTTGGTCAGCAATCCGATTCTTTTGACGCTCTGGTGCCGAACAGTGCTCTGCAGCGGGCTGTGGAAGAGCAAATCCCCATGGTATTTGTTTCCCGCAATAATCGTGCAGAATGGAATGCGTTGAAGCAGTATTTTACCCTGACTGAACAGGACGCTGTCCACCCAATCAGTGGGAAACCATTCAAGCAGAAAGTGCTGAAAGTGAAACTTCCATTGGGAATCAATCTGCCACCAGCGGTACCCGTGGAAAATCCCATGACCTACACGAAATGGCAATTGGGTAAAAAATTGTATTACGATCCAATTCTTTCCAGCAACAACAAGGTAGCTTGTGCCAGTTGCCACAACCCGAAAATGGGCTTTTCGGATGGTTTTCCCACCTCGGTTGGAATCAACGATGCTGTTGGTGGGATGAACGCACCCACGGTGATCAATTCTGGTTTCAGCCCACTGCAATTCTGGGATGGACGTGCCGCTTCGCTGGAAGAGCAGGCTCAGGGCCCAGTGGGCAATCCCATCGAAATGTTTAACAACGAAGGTTCAGCATGGGAAGCCGCCATTAAGCGAATTCGTCTGAATCCGGATTACAAAGGCTTGTTTGAAAAAGAATTTGGTCATGCTGCCACGCGTGACGCTGTGGCGAAGGCCATTGCCACTTACGAACGCACGGTGATTGTGGGCAATTCAGTACATGACCGTGCCGCAATAGCCGCCCGTGTGCGTGCTGATGATGAAGGTAGCACCAAATTCGATCCCATTGCGGTTGATTATGAGGAAATTCTCAGAGAATGTTTCTCCAGCAAAGATACCCACTCCTTGAGTGCTCTGAAACTGGATCTTTCCAAGGATGAGGCCAAAATTGGTGAAGTTGCTGCATCGATTGCCAACGGTCGCCAGCTCTTTTTCAATAAAGCACAATGCAGCAACTGCCACGTGGGCGAGAGTTTCTCTGACTTTACCTTCCACAACCTGGGTGTGGGGGCGAAAGACGGCAAATTACCTGAAAATCAGATGGGTCGCTTTGCAGCACAGCCCACCGGACACAAAAATCCGTTGTTTGTCGGGGC is part of the Zavarzinella sp. genome and harbors:
- a CDS encoding ABC transporter ATP-binding protein, which codes for MPLLEVNQLRAGYGPIEVLKDISLTVDVGEIVTVIGANGAGKTTTLMTISGCVPVRSGSIVFNGEQITKTPAHETVKKGLAQSPEGRKIFPRLTVLENLQMGAFTRTNPAEIQEDIDKAFHYFPILKDRKSQLGGTLSGGEQQMLAIARALMSRPKLLLLDEPSLGLAPMIILKIFDVLKELNSKGMSVLLVEQNARLALKLAHRGYVLETGQITFSDQASTLLNDPRIQAAYLGE
- a CDS encoding ATP-binding cassette domain-containing protein, with the translated sequence MAILELKNVTMKFGGLTAVNDVSFHVESGEIFSVIGPNGAGKTTAFNTITGIYQPTSGHVYFQGHPVRLPITWRIVFLCLLVSFVAMLSGFLLAVNPDRLWRAAIKRHNATPENFTISRVFDDTLAFMRGSLTTENLGLRGHRVVSVDGAYEFETYSTADEANLVRALLLNDNLKPEQVGTKFVAKAGDRIVFESSAENIRDNFISKHTEWYTTQSSRLKLGLIVGIVCGVLAGAGTFVVWNRNRRTPDVISREGIARTFQNIRLFGKMTVLENVLIGMDRYNKTNLFNIISRCRFGRREQDLQQKAYELLQFVGLGKSVHQLAESLPYGDQRRLEIARAMASSPELLLLDEPAAGMNPKETTELMDLIRKIRDRKITILLIEHHMSLVMGISDHIAVLDYGSKIAEGTPEEVRNNPRVIEAYLGKEEVS
- a CDS encoding branched-chain amino acid ABC transporter permease; amino-acid sequence: MTNEPAIPPRKKLPLAAIVGIVGLLIAVVYPFVPDLNQNIFRSIGTDIGNEMPTLFIYCIVALGLHVVVGNAGILHLGIGAFFAVGAFTTGILAVANYPFQFDLIPCMICSMLVAATLAVVVSAPMLRLRGDYLALVTLGFGEVTRYVLRNFEEITNGTKTLGPLSSPKFLDWPAKQLGLTLNWQSYECWYFVTLVLLVAVFLFLRNLERSRIGRAWVAVREDELAATCMGIRSSTLKLLAFAIAGGLAGMAGSLYTFKLSNTSFPDQYGFNTSVLILVCLILGGLGNRWGVVLGVLLVVGFENIVAPTVDQHLKQQLGQNDHFYMLPGFWKMFIFGLVLVVVMRFRPEGLVPERRDR
- a CDS encoding branched-chain amino acid ABC transporter permease: MIEPIFELPGLFAQTSSPSSQLVLIQLLIQGLTFGALFALIALGYTMVYGIVELINFAHGDVFMMGMFFALTVLAMLGLAGDGATTAKTSLIITGVVLIFLTVPIFTAGLNFGIDRLIYRPLRSAPKLALIVSAIGVSFMLMNLGQLWNGLLPENGQSVQAASVRSFPNLIPDRNLLPAILGKDTQLRFSVKDAMILGITIPMMILLTLFVKYSKTGKAMRATAQNPTAARLMGINVDSVIGVTFAIGGALAGVGSVMYALYLNSTSFQIGFINGLYAFTAAVLGGIGNIPGAVLGALVIGMVRALGSAYVGEAWTSAMVFLALILILIFRPSGILGARTREKV
- a CDS encoding branched-chain amino acid ABC transporter substrate-binding protein; translated protein: MVRLLKFFLLAICAVPLATGCNGCNDKASSANTIIIVSSLPRTGSAQGQTDTIVNGIKMALEEIDNKITLNGVEFKIEYQDIDDATPTQGQWDAQRESSNASNAVKNPDVMVYIGPYNSGAAKVSAPILNEGGLLQISPAVTYPGFTKPGTGEANEPGVYQKGGKKTFTRVVPADDLQGTKGAKWAKSLGVKTVYILDDKEVYGQGIANIFKATCKQIGIEVLGHDSIDPKQTDFRTKLSQIKNLNPDLLYVGATSQSGAGQIAKDMVAVGLNKCKMMGPDGCFEQAFIQAAGADTFKTLDCYLTFPGIAPEKLTGKGKEFVDRYKQKYGKDPEAFAIYGYECGKVAIEAIKRSGKKDREAIRAAAFTIKDFEEGALGKWSLDENGDTTIDVVNGVKVGPGKFEPFDKPIGD
- a CDS encoding HAD family phosphatase, whose product is MATRDWAVIWDVDGTLVDTAKLHHEAWVLTCARLGKLFTPQDFADTFGRRNPEIIRHLLGEHLTDEEIAQIGADKEDLYRTEAKKGVELLPGVGQLLKGIHQLAVSQGIGTSAPRKNLELILEITASTHFFAAQVAMEDTTRGKPDPEVFLKAAAQLNIPPQRCIVLEDAIAGVQAAKAGGMKCIGVTFVGHHPREKLIQAGADHVVHSFEEIDARFIEQLLV
- a CDS encoding peroxiredoxin-like family protein, whose amino-acid sequence is MQEILPQLLEMQVDTIVITMSKPKAIESFLREYPQPFPLYGNPSLTLYIAVGFGRTSWLNFFRPTVVWKYLKMIFQGFRVRAIAEGEDALQLGGDLLFSPEAGIEWCYASKDAVDRPSNEEILMISRAQAK
- a CDS encoding cytochrome c peroxidase; this translates as MTRLFFVCLITISAISTVLGQQSDSFDALVPNSALQRAVEEQIPMVFVSRNNRAEWNALKQYFTLTEQDAVHPISGKPFKQKVLKVKLPLGINLPPAVPVENPMTYTKWQLGKKLYYDPILSSNNKVACASCHNPKMGFSDGFPTSVGINDAVGGMNAPTVINSGFSPLQFWDGRAASLEEQAQGPVGNPIEMFNNEGSAWEAAIKRIRLNPDYKGLFEKEFGHAATRDAVAKAIATYERTVIVGNSVHDRAAIAARVRADDEGSTKFDPIAVDYEEILRECFSSKDTHSLSALKLDLSKDEAKIGEVAASIANGRQLFFNKAQCSNCHVGESFSDFTFHNLGVGAKDGKLPENQMGRFAAQPTGHKNPLFVGAFKTPPLRGLLASKPYMHDGSEKTLANVIELYDRGGNANEFLDPKMRDTLAEAAYITAKAAGEPWKGEPVTVFTRGGQPIIPKKLKLTAQEKIDLEMFMRALEGSPIENVLHPDSK